In a genomic window of Gouania willdenowi chromosome 11, fGouWil2.1, whole genome shotgun sequence:
- the cfap90 gene encoding uncharacterized protein C5orf49 codes for MLRLVQEDINNFSRRVCVGNMDVYKEAQVRPINTLSAYSYIPPRRTEPKEMSYFSREPRAKEVFTYDQVFNQLESYDMKVHRDDRRHSQGRGLDINGEEESQVVPVLSSSQYGRRRNPALCHTDPKFARVAVIKANFFMKNGIIWNVEDGYGSVAPI; via the exons ATGCTCCGACTTGTTCAGGAGGACATTAATAACTTTAGCAGACGAGTTTGTGTCGGCAACATGGATGTTTACAAAGAGGCCCAAGTTAGGCCGATAAACACTCTGTCAGCGTACAGTTACATCCCTCCAAGACGAACCGAACCAAAGGAAATGTCCTACTTCAGCAGGGAGCCCAGG GCAAAGGAAGTGTTTACATACGACCAAGTGTTCAACCAGCTTGAAAGCTACGATATGAAAGTGCACAGAGACGACAGGAGACATTCTCAAGGACGAGGGCTTGATATCAATGGAGAG GAAGAGTCTCAAGTTGTACCCGTGCTGTCTTCCTCTCAATACGGCCGTCGTCGGAATCCTGCCCTCTGCCACACAGACCCAAAGTTTGCACGTGTGGCTGTTATAAAAGCCAATTTCTTCATGAAAAATGGGATCATCTGGAATGTAGAGGACGGATACGGATCAGTGGCGCCTATTTGA